The Leguminivora glycinivorella isolate SPB_JAAS2020 chromosome 1, LegGlyc_1.1, whole genome shotgun sequence genome includes a region encoding these proteins:
- the LOC125239285 gene encoding tubulin monoglutamylase TTLL4-like isoform X9 — translation MPVPKKVVKTGKKKVKSKKIKVPKVAHTVCNHGEDEADDASRSPSPDGNIDGVWQMETDIIDVLKDKPPPKLDSVESSPSAKLTPKTNGVSPPKKLPEAKAPEKKPIKDDMFFTALHTTNPFKYTPSCKESPLCIPEVATNCLRQSLFPRVPPYLKFVGYDEATAQKIPAPIQKHLKWKLTSITPIVVKKTLTNSGFRLVKSECDTAECPQEETVEWIGIWGKHMKSLMFRAIKDGQKMNHFPGTFQIGRKDRLWRNLQKLVAKFGDKEFGIMPKSYVLPHDLKLLKYDWEKYAANNERWIIKPPASARGTGIKVVSRWTQIPKKRPVVVQRYVSKPYLINGNKFDMRLYVLVTSVHPLRIYLFKDGLARFASVKYNDELTSLNDRYMHLTNYSINRLSKNYTPNEDFAACEGHKWTLQSLFQYLKSEKNVDVDALWSSMKDLVIKTVISGEASISSLTKANITSRYNCYELFGIDVLLDEDLKPWLLEVNISPSLHSASPLDTHVKGPLVRSVLNIAQFQVPLKVNLEMLVRERPHKLGGLPYDSRLYTVYLSKEERDKHIIYTNMEERDLYLRDILSTLTPDDVRHLIQAEDELTQSDDMERIFPTKNTHHYLNYLSGPRYYNRLFDAWETRYGTNREAGVVLLRNLCDIGYHLEVPPVPLKPAAAVSVLSALDRCRMMSTLRRRRPPSGRPCPPWPAPWPRAAPRARCRAAATRCRCGPSAPRRSRAPSAGAPPCSRSARAAATAGSPPAASPAASPAVDLNRNVRSTGAPSPSPKAPASAGPAARAQAAPAPTSYSSSSTSPARSVPAECEL, via the exons ATGCCGGTGCCGAAGAAGGTCGTCAAGACCGGCAAGAAAAAGGTCAAGTCGAAGAAGATCAAAGTTCCAAAAGTCGCTCATACCGTGTGTAACCATGGGGAAGATGAGGCAGATGA CGCCAGTCGTTCCCCGTCCCCTGACGGTAACATCGACGGAGTCTGGCAGATGGAAACGGACATCATAGACGTACTGAAAGATAAACCTCCGCCTAAACTCGATTCCGTCGAAAGTTCGCCCTCCGCCAAACTTACCCCGAAGACCAACGGGGTTAGTCCGCCGAAGAAACTTCCAGAAGCGAAAG ctccagaaaaaaaaccgataAAAGATGACATGTTCTTCACCGCTTTGCATACAACGAATCCCTTCAAATATACTCCAAGTTGTAAAG AATCACCTCTCTGTATACCAGAGGTTGCCACAAACTGTCTACGCCAGTCCCTCTTCCCCCGCGTGCCGCCTTACCTCAAATTCGTGGGTTACGACGAGGCGACAGCGCAGAAGATCCCCGCGCCTATACAGAAGCACCTCAAGTGGAAGCTCACTAGTATTACTCCTATAGTTGTCAAGAAAACACTCACTAACTCGGGCTTCCGGCTTGTTAAGAGCGAGTGTGATACGGCTGAATGTCCTCAAGAAG aaaCGGTAGAATGGATCGGTATATGGGGCAAACACATGAAGTCCCTTATGTTCAGAGCGATAAAAGACGGCCAGAAAATGAACCACTTCCCGGGAACCTTCCAAATCGGCCGCAAAGATCGCTTATGGAGAAACCTGCAGAAACTAGTTGCCAAGTTTGGCGACAAGGAATTCGGTATCATGCCCAAATCGTATGTCCTGCCGCATGACTTGAAGCTGTTGAAATATGACTGGGAAAAGTATGCCGCTAATAATGAAAGGTGGATCATCAAACCG CCGGCATCAGCCCGCGGCACAGGCATCAAAGTGGTTTCCCGCTGGACGCAGATCCCCAAAAAGCGGCCGGTGGTCGTTCAGCGCTATGTGTCCAAACCGTACCTCATTAACGGCAACAAGTTCGACATGCGGTTGTATGTGCTCGTCACGTCCGTGCACCCGCTCAGGATATATCTGTTCAAGGACGGCCTCGCCAGATTCGCGTCAG TGAAATACAATGACGAACTGACGTCACTCAACGATAGGTACATGCACCTAACCAACTACTCAATCAACAGACTGTCCAAGAATTACACGCCCAACGAAGATTTCGCGGCCTGCGAGGGCCACAAATG GACACTGCAAAGCTTGTTTCAATACCTGAAATCTGAGAAAAACGTGGACGTTGATGCACTATGGAGCTCGATGAAGGACCTCGTTATCAAGACTGTGATCTCCGGCGAGGCTAGCATAAGTTCGCTGACGAAGGCCAACATTACCTCGCGGTATAACTGCTACGAGCTATTCGGGATCGATGTACTGCTGGATGAGGATCTGAAGCCGTGGCTATTGGAG GTGAACATCTCGCCGAGCCTGCACAGCGCGTCGCCGCTGGACACGCACGTGAAGGGCCCGCTGGTGCGCTCCGTGCTCAACATCGCGCAGTTCCAGGTGCCGCTCAAGGTCAACCTCGAAATGCTCGTCAGGGAGCGCCCGCACAAACTG gGTGGATTACCTTACGACAGCAGATTATACACAGTGTATTTATCAAAagaagaaagagacaaacacattatttacaCTAATATGGAAGAAAGAGATTTg TACTTACGCGACATCTTATCAACGCTGACGCCCGACGACGTGCGACACCTCATCCAAGCCGAGGACGAGCTCACGCAGTCCGACGACATGGAGCGGATATTCCCCACAAAGAACACCCACCACTACCTCAACTACCTCAGCGGGCCGCGCTACTACAACCGCCTGTTCGACGCGTGGGAGACGCGATACGGCACCAACCGGGAAGCGG GTGTGGTACTCCTGCGCAACCTGTGCGACATCGGCTACCACCTGGAGGTGCCGCCCGTGCCTCTGAAG CCCGCGGCCGCGGTGTCGGTGCTGAGCGCGTTGGATCGTTGCAGAATGATGTCGACGCTCCGTCGCCGCCGCCCTCCGAGCGGCCGTCCGTGCCCTCCGTGGCCAGCCCCCTGGCCGAGAGCGGCTCCGCGGGCTCGGTGCCGCGCTGCGGCGACGCGCTGCCGCTGCGGCCCGAGCGCGCCGCGCCGGAGCCGCGCGCCTAGCGCCGGAGCCCCGCCGTGTTCGCGCAGTGCCCGCGCGGCCGCTACCGCCGGCTCGCCGCCTGCCGCCAGCCCCGCTGCGAGCCCGGCTGTGGATCTGAACAGGAATGTGCGCTCTACCGGAGCGCCGTCGCCAAGTCCGAAGGCGCCGGCGTCGGCGGGCCCGGCCGCGCGCGCGCAGGCCGCCCCGGCGCCGACCTCATACTCATCTTCTTCAACTTCGCCCGCGCGTAGTGTGCCGGCCGAGTGTGAACTTTGA